The Streptobacillus canis genome contains the following window.
AAATGGAATAAATAACTTATATACAAACAATATTATACCTATATTAGTTAAAGCTATCTTTTCAGGGTTTAAAAGAGCTAGCCTTTTAGGTATTAATTCACCAAAAACTAATGATAGATATGAAAGTAACAATGTTACTAATACAACTGATACCTGTTGATAATATTGAAATGAAAATTTACTTAAAAATCCTGCTAAAAAATTTGATAAAGAAATCGCAGCTGATGCAGATGCTAAAAATCCTGCTAAAGTAATACCAATTTGTATTGTTGATAATAAATTTGCTGGTTCTTCCATTAATTTTTCTAATTTAATTGCTTTTTCATTTCCTTCATCTATTAATATTTTCAATTTATTCTTATTAATAGAGACTATTGCCATTTCACTTCCAGAAAAAAATGCATTTATTAATATTAAGACTATTATTAATAAAATCTGGGGTAATATGGACGATCCTGTATTCATGTGATTCACTCTCCTACTTTACTGACTGCATCGCTAGATAAGCTGCACCATAAATACCAGCATCATTACCAAGTTTTGCAATTTTTATTTCTACATTTTTTTCAATAGATGTTATTAAATATTCTGGTAAATATTTCTTAATTTTATCAGTCAAGAAATCACCTGCAAGAGCAACTCCACCACCAATAACTACAATATCAGAATCTAATATTGTTAATGCTGAACTGATACCCATAGCTAAATATTCTGCAGTTTCTTCAATAATTTCTAAAGATAACTTATCTCCTTGTTTTGCACAATCAAATACATCTTTTGCTTCAGGTAATCTATCTCTTGTGATATTATATAACATATTATTTTTATTTACTTCTAATCTATCTTTTGCAATTCTAGCTATACCAGTTGCAGAGGCATAAGCTTCAAAACATCCTCTTTTTCCACAACCACATAATCTTCCTTTTTTCTCTAATGGAATATGTCCTATTTCACCAGAAGCACCGTTTTTACCAGAGATAATTTCTCCATTAACAACAACTCCTCCACCTATTCCTGTACCTATAGCCATTCCAAGCACATTTTTATATCCTTTTGCTGCTCCAACCCATAACTCCCCAAGAGTAATAACATTAACATCATTGTCAATGAATACAGGTTTTAATAATTGATTTTCAAATTCTTTAGCTAAATTTAAATTTGCTGGCCAAGGAAAATTAGCCCACATTAATACAGTTGATTTATTTACAATTGGTCCAGGTACTCCTACACCTAATGCAACAAAATCATCATATTTAATACCATTTTTTTCTAATCCATATTTTAAATGGTCCGATAATTTTTTTACTGTTTCTTCGTAACCTAAATCTGATTCTGTCTTCACTATTGTCGAATATACAATAGTTCCGTTTTCATCTAAAATACCAATTTTAGAATTCGTTCCTCCTAAATCAATTCCTCCAAAATATTTCATTTTTACCTCCATTACTTAAATATCTAATACTATTGTTTTAACCTTTGTCATAGAAAGTATACTATATCTAATACCTTGTACACCTGCACCAGAATTTTTTATCCCTAAAAAAGGGAAATTATCTGGTCCACGTTGTGTTTTATTATTTATATGTACTGTACCTACTTCTAATTCGTTCGCGAATTTTAATGCCTTATCTATATTTTTAGTAAATATAGAACTCTGTAAACCATATTCAGATCTATTTGCAATTTCCAATGCTTCTTCTTCACTTTTAACTCTTATAATTGGTAAAACAGGACCAAAAGGTTCTTCCCAAGCTATATCCATTTCTACTGTTACATTATCTAAAAGAGCAGGATAAATTAAGTTTGATTCTCTTTTAATTGAAGTTAAAGGTTTAGCACCTTTCTCTATGGCATCATTTATTAATTTCTCAACAAAAATAGCGCTTTTTTCATCTATTAAAGGGGTAATTTCTACATCTTCAAAAGGATTCCCTACTTTTAGATTTAAAACTTTTTCTTTAATCTTTTCAACCAAAGTATCAGCAATTTCTTCCATTACAAGTACTCTTTTTATTGCTGTACATCTTTGACCTGAATATGAAAATGCTCCAGCTACAATATCTTTAGCAGCTTTATCTAAATCTGCATCTTCTAAAACTATAGCAGCATCTTTTCCACCAAGTTCTAATAAAATTGGTTTCATTTTTGCTTGTATACCTATTCTTTCTCCTATTGGTGTACTTCCTGTAAAATTAATAAAATCAATTTCTTTATGTGTATTTAAATAATCACCAATTTCTGATCCTTTACCTGTTACAACTTGTAATACATCTTCAGGTAACCCTGCATTTTCAAAACATTTTACAAGTTCTATCCCAGATAAAACACCCTGACTTGCAGGCTTAAATACAACTGTATTACCTGCAATTAATGCTGGAACTATTTTTGATGCAGCTAAATTTACTGGATAATTAAATGGAGATATTGCAAGTACAACACCCATTGGTTCTCTTCTAGCTATTGCTATTTTATTTTTAGAACCTTCATCATAATTTCCACCTTCAAATACTTCTCCAAAAATTCTCATCCCTTCTTCAGCCGAATATTTAATTAGACCAACTGTTCTTTCAACTTCTGTTAGAGCATCTTTATATGGTTTTGAAATCTCTTTTGCTAATAAAGTAGCTATTTTAACTTTTGCTTTTTCTAATTCATCAGCTGCTTTATGCATATATTCTGCTCTCTTTGCAGTTGATAATTCTTTCCAAGATTTAAATGATTTACGTGCTTTTAAATATATATCATTAACATCATCTTGACTCATTTTTTTTATACTTCCAAGTAGACTACCATCTACTGGAGATAATACATTAATTTCCATTTGTAATACCATCCATATATTCAATTATTTGTTTAATTATATCTTCTTTATTTAATTCGAATAATATATCATGTCTTGCTTTCTTTACTTTTAAAAATTTAATATTATTCTTTCCATTATTTATTTTTTGCATATATTTTTTTAATTTAGTTTCTGACACTAACGCATCTCTTGTACCAAAAACAACAAAAATATTTGCATTTTCATTTATTTTCTTTATATTCTTTTTGATATATGCTGTAAGTGATAAAACATTATTATATAGTCTTGCAGATCCTTGTTTTAAATATTTATCATCTGCTAAATATGCTGCAACAACATCTTTATCTCTATTTAACCATGCAGATTTACCTTCTTTTACAAAGGATCTATTTAAAGTTCTTAAAATAAACTTGTTAATAAAACTATTTTTCATACCAAATTTCATTTCAACATTTGTAATTATTTTACCCATAAAAATAGAAAATTTCTTTTCTATTGGCATTGAAATTAAAACAGAATTTTTTAGTTTTATATCTTCCTGAAGGTATAGGCTTAGTAAACCTCCAACTCCTTTACCAATTAAAAATATGTCTTCATTTCTAACATGATTTAATTTTTTCTTTATAAATAACTTTATATCATTTAAAATTCCAGTTATTCCCTTATCACCAAAATCAGCAACTTCACTCTCTCTTAAATCTCCATGACCTCTATATTCAAATAAATAAACATCATAACCTGCATCATTTAATTTTAATGCAAAATCATTATATCTGTCTGCATATTCATAAAGTCCATGTAGCATTATCACTTTTTTCTTATTACCATTTTCATATGAAAGATATGGAATTTGTGTGCCATCAAAACTTTCAAATAATTCTTTCTTCATTATCTCCATTTATTATTCTCCTTTAAACATATTTAAAGTCATCGCGTTTAATAGGACACATATAGAACTTATACTCATTGCAAATGCTGCAAACATTGGATTCAATGTTAATCCTAATTTAACAAATATTCCTGCAGCTAAAGCTATACCAATAAAATTATATATGAATGCCCAAAAAAGACTTAATTTAATATTTCTTATTACAGACTTACTTAAATTTATCGAATTAATAATATCTATAAGTCTTTGTTTCATTAATACTATATCAGATATTTCCATTGCTATATCTGTTGATCCACCAATGCTAATACCAATATCAGCTTTCGCTAAAGCTGGCGCATCATTTATCCCATCTCCAACCATTATAACCTTATTCTTTTCTTGTAACTTAACTAAAATATCATACTTTTCATTTGGTAGTAATTCAGCATGAATCTCATCTATTCCTAAAATTTTAGAAATATGTCTTGCGGTTTCTAAATTATCACCAGTTAACATAATTGGTTTAATGCCTAATTCCTTTAATTTTTGTATTGTTACAACTGCATCTTCTCTTATATCATCTGCAATTGTAATTATTGCATTTAATATCCCATTAATTCCCACTAGAATAACTGTTTTACCTGTTTTAGAATAATTTTCTATATCTTTTAAATAATTTGATAAATCTATGTTATTATCTAACATTAATTTTTCATTACCTATTATTATTTTTTCATTTTTAATTTTAGCTTGAATTCCTCTTCCTTCAATTTGATTAAATTCATCAATATCTATTAATTTTGAATTTAAAGCTTCACAATATTTTACAATTGATGACGCTAAATGGTGTTCTGATTTTTTTTCAATGCTAAATACATAATCTAAAAGCTTTTCATTATTTGTAATATTAAAATAATCTATTACTTCAGGTTTCCCTTTAGTTAAAGTACCAGTTTTATCAAATAGAATTACATTGGCATCTCTAATAATTTCTAATAATTCTGCTCTTTTAAATAATACACCTATTTGCGTTCCTTTTAAACTACCTATCATTATTGAAATTGGTGTTGCAATACCAAGTGCACAAGGACATGAAATTACTAGAACAGAAATCGCTCTATTTACTGCAATTGCAAAATTACCACCTATAAAATACCAAAAAATAAATGTACAAATAGATATTATAAATATTGTTGGTACTAAAATCCCACTAATTTTATCTGCAAGTTTTGCAATCGGTGCTTTACTTGAAGTTGCTTCCTCTACAAGATCAATAACCTTAGCTATTATTGTATCGTTACTTTCTTTTGTAACTTTTACTTTTAAATATCCTTTTTCTAATATACTTGCTGCAATTACATAATCATTAATATTCTTCTCAACAAGTCTGCTTTCTCCAGTTATAGAAGATTCATCCGTATATCCTTTTCCTTCTATTACAATACCATCACAGCTAACTACTTCACCTGATTTTATTAATACAATATCATCTATTTCTAAATCTTCTATATCAATTTTTATTTCTTTATCATCTTTTATTATTAATGCTTTTTTTGGTGTTAAATCCATCATTTTAGCAATACTTTCAGAAGCATTTTTCTTTATTTTAGATTCAATATATTTCCCTAAACTAACAAGCGTTAATATAACTACTATAGACTCAAAATATAATTCATTTTTACTTCCTATCATCATATTAAAAATACTATAAATATATGAAGCAATAGTACTTACTGCAATAAGAGTAGACATATTTGAACTTTTATTCTTTAATGCAAGAAATCCTGATTTGTAATAATTTCTATATATATACATTACAATACTTGTAATAATCAATTGTATTATTGAAGAATATTTTGGTTCCTTTAACCCTATCATATGACCCATAGAAACATACATTAACAAAATACTTAAAATTATCGAGACTAATAAATATCTTTTATCATTATTTTTATCTTCTATTTCTAAATTTTGATTTTTATTATTACTTTTTAATAATTCAATTCCAAAACCAATTTTTTTTACTTTATCAATAATATCATTAGTATTTATTTTATTTTCATCAAATATAACAGACATACGTGATGTAATTAAATTAATACTAACATTCTCAATTCCATCTATTTTTTCAAGATTTTTTGTGATATTTAACGAACAATTTGTACAATGCATACCTGTTATATTAAATTTTTCTCTTTTCATTTAATCTCCTTCTTCTAAACAATATATACTATATTATACCATAAAAAAAAAGAATAGTATATATTTCAATACATACCATTCCTGGAAAAAAAGATGTGAATAAAATTCACATCTTTCGTATTATTTTATCCTTTTACTAAAGTTATTAATTCATCTTTAGTTTTGAACCCTAAATCTGTAGCAACTTTTTCACCATTTTTAACAACGAATAACGTAGGAATACTTCTTACACCATATTCTCCTGCTAATTCTGGGAATTGATCTACATCTATTTTAACGATTGCAAAATCAGCTTCTTCACTTAATTCGTCTAAAACTGGTCCTAATCTTTTACAAGGTCCACACCAAGTTGCAAAGAAATCAACTAATACAACTGGTTCTTTTTCAAAAATTTCTTTTAATTGCTCTGCAGCACCTAAATGTAATACTTTACTCATTTTTCTTGCCTCCTATATATATAACTATTTTGCTCCTAATGCAGTCATTGTGAAATAGTTATATGGTTTATTGAAGTGTGGTAAGAAGAAGATATCTAACAATTTAAATTTATCTATTGTTACTTTTTCTTGAATTGCAAGTGAGAACACATGTAATCCAAGTGAGATATCTAATGTAGAAGCCATTTGTGCTCCTAAGATTCTTCTTGAATTTTTATCATATACTATTTTTAATGTAACTGCATCATTTTCAGTTTTCATAAATTCAGGTTTTTGATTATCAGTAAATGTTGTTGTTTCTACTTCAAATCCACGTCTCTTAGCATTTTCTTCAGATAATCCTGTTGAAAGCATATTTAATCCATAAATTGAAATTCCATTTGATCCTTGAACTCCAATACCTTCTAATTTAGTTCCGCATACATTATGAGCAGCAACTATTCCACTTCTTACAGCATTAGTTGCTAATGCAATATAATTTACATCATCAATAGAGTTATCATATATAGTAGCACAATCTCCTACTGCATATACATCTTCTTGTGATGTTTTTTGTGTTTTATCAACTAAGTAAGCTCCATTTCTGAATAACTCAACTTTTCCTTTTAATAAATCTGTATTAGGTCTAAATCCTGCACATAATATTACCATATCAGTTGCATATTCACCTTTATCTGTTACAATTCCAGAAACTTTTCCATCTCTACCTTTAATTTCTTTTAACCATTCACCAAATGATAATTCAATTCCATGGTTAGTTAAATTTTTATTCATTCTTGTTCTAAATTCTTTATCATAATAAGTTGATAAACAATCTTCAGAAGAATCTACTAATCTTACTTTTTTACCTTTTCTTTCAAATGCTTCTGCTAATTCTACTCCGATATATCCTGCACCTATTACAGTAACGTGTTTAATATCAGGATTTTTTAATTTTTCAATTACTTCAGCTGCATTTTGGAATAATTTAACATATTGTACATTTTCTAACTCTTTACCAGTTATTGGTAAATCAATTGGTAAAGACCCTGTAGAAAGTATAACTTTATCATATTTTTCTGCAAACTCTTTTCCACATTTACTTCTTGCATAAACTACTTTGTTTTCAAAATCTATATTATAAACTTCAGTTTCCATATAAACTTTTGCTCCGTTAGATTCTAATTTTTCTTTATTTGAATAGAATAATCCTTCTGAACCATCAATTTGATCTCCTATCCATAATGCCATACCACATCCTAAGAAACTTATATTGTTATTTTTATCAAATACTACTACTTCAGTACCTGGATAGTTTCCTAAAATTGTATTAATTGTTGCTGTCCCAGCATGGTTTGCACCTACAACTACTACTTTCATACA
Protein-coding sequences here:
- a CDS encoding NADP-dependent glyceraldehyde-3-phosphate dehydrogenase, coding for MVLQMEINVLSPVDGSLLGSIKKMSQDDVNDIYLKARKSFKSWKELSTAKRAEYMHKAADELEKAKVKIATLLAKEISKPYKDALTEVERTVGLIKYSAEEGMRIFGEVFEGGNYDEGSKNKIAIARREPMGVVLAISPFNYPVNLAASKIVPALIAGNTVVFKPASQGVLSGIELVKCFENAGLPEDVLQVVTGKGSEIGDYLNTHKEIDFINFTGSTPIGERIGIQAKMKPILLELGGKDAAIVLEDADLDKAAKDIVAGAFSYSGQRCTAIKRVLVMEEIADTLVEKIKEKVLNLKVGNPFEDVEITPLIDEKSAIFVEKLINDAIEKGAKPLTSIKRESNLIYPALLDNVTVEMDIAWEEPFGPVLPIIRVKSEEEALEIANRSEYGLQSSIFTKNIDKALKFANELEVGTVHINNKTQRGPDNFPFLGIKNSGAGVQGIRYSILSMTKVKTIVLDI
- the nox gene encoding H2O-forming NADH oxidase, translating into MKVVVVGANHAGTATINTILGNYPGTEVVVFDKNNNISFLGCGMALWIGDQIDGSEGLFYSNKEKLESNGAKVYMETEVYNIDFENKVVYARSKCGKEFAEKYDKVILSTGSLPIDLPITGKELENVQYVKLFQNAAEVIEKLKNPDIKHVTVIGAGYIGVELAEAFERKGKKVRLVDSSEDCLSTYYDKEFRTRMNKNLTNHGIELSFGEWLKEIKGRDGKVSGIVTDKGEYATDMVILCAGFRPNTDLLKGKVELFRNGAYLVDKTQKTSQEDVYAVGDCATIYDNSIDDVNYIALATNAVRSGIVAAHNVCGTKLEGIGVQGSNGISIYGLNMLSTGLSEENAKRRGFEVETTTFTDNQKPEFMKTENDAVTLKIVYDKNSRRILGAQMASTLDISLGLHVFSLAIQEKVTIDKFKLLDIFFLPHFNKPYNYFTMTALGAK
- a CDS encoding ROK family protein; this translates as MKYFGGIDLGGTNSKIGILDENGTIVYSTIVKTESDLGYEETVKKLSDHLKYGLEKNGIKYDDFVALGVGVPGPIVNKSTVLMWANFPWPANLNLAKEFENQLLKPVFIDNDVNVITLGELWVGAAKGYKNVLGMAIGTGIGGGVVVNGEIISGKNGASGEIGHIPLEKKGRLCGCGKRGCFEAYASATGIARIAKDRLEVNKNNMLYNITRDRLPEAKDVFDCAKQGDKLSLEIIEETAEYLAMGISSALTILDSDIVVIGGGVALAGDFLTDKIKKYLPEYLITSIEKNVEIKIAKLGNDAGIYGAAYLAMQSVK
- a CDS encoding heavy metal translocating P-type ATPase, whose product is MKREKFNITGMHCTNCSLNITKNLEKIDGIENVSINLITSRMSVIFDENKINTNDIIDKVKKIGFGIELLKSNNKNQNLEIEDKNNDKRYLLVSIILSILLMYVSMGHMIGLKEPKYSSIIQLIITSIVMYIYRNYYKSGFLALKNKSSNMSTLIAVSTIASYIYSIFNMMIGSKNELYFESIVVILTLVSLGKYIESKIKKNASESIAKMMDLTPKKALIIKDDKEIKIDIEDLEIDDIVLIKSGEVVSCDGIVIEGKGYTDESSITGESRLVEKNINDYVIAASILEKGYLKVKVTKESNDTIIAKVIDLVEEATSSKAPIAKLADKISGILVPTIFIISICTFIFWYFIGGNFAIAVNRAISVLVISCPCALGIATPISIMIGSLKGTQIGVLFKRAELLEIIRDANVILFDKTGTLTKGKPEVIDYFNITNNEKLLDYVFSIEKKSEHHLASSIVKYCEALNSKLIDIDEFNQIEGRGIQAKIKNEKIIIGNEKLMLDNNIDLSNYLKDIENYSKTGKTVILVGINGILNAIITIADDIREDAVVTIQKLKELGIKPIMLTGDNLETARHISKILGIDEIHAELLPNEKYDILVKLQEKNKVIMVGDGINDAPALAKADIGISIGGSTDIAMEISDIVLMKQRLIDIINSINLSKSVIRNIKLSLFWAFIYNFIGIALAAGIFVKLGLTLNPMFAAFAMSISSICVLLNAMTLNMFKGE
- the trxA gene encoding thioredoxin encodes the protein MSKVLHLGAAEQLKEIFEKEPVVLVDFFATWCGPCKRLGPVLDELSEEADFAIVKIDVDQFPELAGEYGVRSIPTLFVVKNGEKVATDLGFKTKDELITLVKG
- a CDS encoding alpha/beta fold hydrolase, translating into MEIMKKELFESFDGTQIPYLSYENGNKKKVIMLHGLYEYADRYNDFALKLNDAGYDVYLFEYRGHGDLRESEVADFGDKGITGILNDIKLFIKKKLNHVRNEDIFLIGKGVGGLLSLYLQEDIKLKNSVLISMPIEKKFSIFMGKIITNVEMKFGMKNSFINKFILRTLNRSFVKEGKSAWLNRDKDVVAAYLADDKYLKQGSARLYNNVLSLTAYIKKNIKKINENANIFVVFGTRDALVSETKLKKYMQKINNGKNNIKFLKVKKARHDILFELNKEDIIKQIIEYMDGITNGN